Proteins encoded in a region of the Scyliorhinus canicula chromosome 2, sScyCan1.1, whole genome shotgun sequence genome:
- the LOC119950663 gene encoding ovarian cancer G-protein coupled receptor 1-like, which yields MMINCTDHSIHQVLFPPVYIAVFIVGVPTNLLSLYHSYLQIRQRNELGIYLCNLTISDMLYIISLPFWVQYMLLHDDWVHSRALCILSGLLLYQNIYISIGFLCFISINRCLAVAYPLKFKFLHTRRAAVIISVFIWLKEIPACAFYIQSQVLTVDNGNDTLCFEQYPMQTEDRYLNSYKLLFGFLLPLILFLFSYKKVLTIVCTVRGLQREQKLRIKKLVSASIIIFLVCFAPYHLFLLVRAIFEHDCKFADNFFEVYHVGVLLTCLNCVADPILYCFISPSSKGWLGRFLDPITKLLPCRKKETIEPTEIQVKSTLTNKTEFAC from the coding sequence ATGATGATCAACTGTACCGACCACAGTATCCATCAGGTCCTGTTTCCTCCTGTCTACATTGCTGTCTTCATCGTCGGCGTCCCAACTAATCTCCTGTCCCTGTATCACAGCTACCTACAGATCAGACAGAGGAACGAGCTGGGAATCTATCTCTGCAATCTGACCATCTCAGACATGCTGTACATCATTTCCTTGCCCTTCTGGGTTCAGTATATGCTGCTGCACGATGACTGGGTCCACTCTCGGGCACTATGCATACTCAGCGGTCTGCTCCTCTACCAGAATATCTACATCAGCATTGGCTTCCTCTGCTTCATCTCCATTAATCGCTGTCTTGCTGTTGCCTACCCTCTGAAATTTAAATTCTTACACACCAGGAGGGCTGCAGTGATCATCAGTGTTTTCATCTGGCTCAAGGAGATACCTGCCTGTGCCTTTTACATCCAGTCCCAGGTTCTCACTGTAGACAACGGGAATGACACCTTGTGTTTCGAACAATATCCCATGCAGACAGAGGACAGATATTTAAACAGTTACAAGCTCTTGTTTGGGTTCCTCCTCCCTCTGATTTTATTTCTCTTCTCTTACAAGAAAGTCTTGACCATTGTCTGTACGGTCCGCGGACTTCAACGTGAGCAAAAATTAAGAATTAAAAAATTGGTTTCTGCGTCAATCATAATTTTCCTGGTTTGCTTTGCTCCTTATCACCTTTTCCTGTTGGTTCGGGCCATATTTGAGCATGACTGTAAATTTGCTGACAACTTTTTTGAGGTTTACCATGTTGGTGTTCTATTGACGTGTTTAAACTGCGTGGCTGATCCCATCTTGTACTGCTTCATATCTCCGAGCTCAAAGGGCTGGTTAGGCAGATTTCTGGATCCTATTACAAAACTCCTTCCTTGCCGAAAGAAAGAAACAATTGAGCCCACGGAAATACAGGTCAAATCAACACTTACCAATAAAACTGAATTTGCATGTTAA